One Aspergillus oryzae RIB40 DNA, chromosome 2 genomic window carries:
- a CDS encoding putative jumonji family transcription factor (DNA damage-responsive repressor GIS1/RPH1, jumonji superfamily), whose product MATALDQPLFESVAGPATAAASITPPHSANGKKEVPDGVPSELSDLELDPNAVGVPEAASVEEEEEDIEPDHYYGGGKIPVFKPTMDQFRDFQSFINKVEKYGMRSGILKVIPPKEWTDSLPALDEAVKKIRVKNPIMQEFHGSHGTYTQANIERQRSYNLPQWKGLCEESSHQPPARRDTIDKIKPEGPPTPVSPESNPVEAKTEELSDGESLPAPKPKGRQPKSVTSRRKHNKGDAIDYVDEEAFKDFDYRIHDNEEYTQERCEELETAYWKSLMFNNPLYGADMPGSLFDENITTSWNVARLPNLLDVLGQKVPGVNTAYLYLGMWKATFAWHLEDVDLYSINYIHFGAPKQWYSISQEDAPKFEQAMKSIWPSDAKNCDQFLRHKTYLVSPSLLKSQYGITVNRLVHYEGEFVITYPYGYHSGYNLGYNCAESVNFATEKWLDYGRVAKKCHCESDSVWIDVDEIERKLRGEATPEYYPEFESDLDEFEGASDLLTPPRSVPEKSNRGRKRKHDGDTTKAKRMRVNVHVPRKIPCVLCPNDLDYEDLLPTEDGKNHAHRRCALYTEETSILRDETGKEVVCDIDKIPKARMGLKCLFCREVRGACFQCNFGKCTRSYHATCALLAGVQVEQGEIAVIADDGIHYSIPSVDLKCKYHRQKKPSWMTGGDSPDFDRKLIESAQRMVAGDLVQFQADKEINGAVVLENRPAERTLLVKVLPRG is encoded by the exons ATGGCGACAGCGCTTGATCAACCCCTTTTCGAATCTGTCGCGGGTCCTGCGACGGCCGCCGCCTCGATCACTCCCCCCCATAGCGCCAACGGCAAGAAAGAAGTTCCGGATGGTGTTCCTTCTGAATTATCGGATCTGGAGCTCGATCCTAATGCTGTGGGTGTGCCAGAGGCCGCATCggtagaggaggaagaggaggacatCGAACCAGACCACTATTACGGCGGCGGCAAGATCCCTGTGTTCAAGCCG ACGATGGACCAATTCAGGGACTTCCAATCATTCATTAATAAAGTTGAGAAATATGGCATGCGGTCTGGAATTCTCAAGGTTATTCCTCCCAAGGAATG GACCGACTCCCTGCCAGCCCTCGACGAAGCCGTCAAGAAAATCCGTGTGAAGAACCCGATTATGCAGGAATTCCACGGATCACATGGAACCTATACCCAGGCGAACATCGAGCGACAAAGATCATACAACCTCCCTCAGTGGAAAGGATTGTGCGAAGAAAGTAGCCATCAGCCTCCTGCCCGCAGAG ATACTATTGATAAAATCAAGCCTGAAGGCCCTCCCACACCCGTGTCTCCTGAATCCAACCCTGTCGAGGCTAAGACGGAAGAGTTGAGCGACGGCGAGTCTCTCCCCGCTCCAAAGCCGAAAGGGCGACAACCTAAATCGGTCACCTCCCGAAGAAAACACAACAAAGGCGATGCGATTGACTacgtggatgaggaggctttCAAAGACTTTGATTATCGCATCCATGACAACGAGGAATATACGCAGGAACGGTGTGAGGAGTTAGAAACCGCCTACTGGAAGTCCTTGATGTTTAACAATCCGCTGTATGGCGCGGATATGCCTGGCTCTCTTTTCGACGAGAACATCACAACCTCTTGGAACGTCGCCAGGTTGCCCAATCTGTTGGATGTCTTGGGCCAGAAAGTACCTGGTGTTAACACCGCATACCTCTACCTGGGCATGTGGAAAGCTACTTTTGCCTGGCAtttggaagatgttgatCTGTACAGTATCAACTATATCCATTTCGGTGCACCCAAACAGTGGTATAGCATTTCACAAGAAGATGCTCCTAAGTTTGAACAGGCTATGAAGA GTATCTGGCCCAGCGACGCCAAAAACTGTGATCAGTTCCTCCGCCATAAGACTTACCTTGTTTCTCCTAGTCTCCTCAAGTCGCAGTACGGTATCACCGTTAACAGGCTTGTTCACTACGAGGGCGAGTTCGTGATCACATATCCATACGGATATCACTCGGGATACAATCTTGGTTACAACTGTGCCGAGTCGGTCAATTTTGCGACCGAGAAGTGGTTGGATTACGGCCGTGTCGCCAAGAAGTGCCACTGCGAATCTGATAGCGTCTGGATCGATGTCGATGAGATTGAGCGTAAGCTGCGCGGCGAGGCGACACCAGAATACTACCCTGAATTCGAAAGTGACCTAGATGAATTCGAGGGTGCTTCCGACCTCCTTACCCCACCACGGAGCGTCCCAGAAAAGAGTAACCGTGGCCGGAAACGAAAGCATGACGGTGATACAACCAAGGCGAAACGCATGCGGGTCAATGTCCACGTCCCACGGAAGATTCCTTGCGTCCTGTGTCCCAACGACCTGGATTATGAGGACCTATTGCCCACCGAAGATGGGAAAAATCACGCCCATCGGCGTTGTGCCCTCTACACCGAAGAGACTAGTATCCTCCGTGACGAGACTGGCAAGGAAGTGGTGTGTGACATTGACAAAATCCCGAAGGCTCGCATGGGACTCAAGTGCCTCTTTTGCCGTGAGGTGCGAGGGGCTTGTTTCCAATGTAATTTCGGTAAATGCACGCGATCATACCATGCCACCTGTGCGCTTTTAGCCGGAGTGCAGGTGGAGCAGGGTGAGATTGCTGTGATCGCGGATGACGGCATTCATTACTCAATCCCCAGTGTGGACCTCAAATGCAAATATCACCGTCAGAAGAAGCCAAGCTGGATGACGGGCGGCGATTCTCCCGATTTTGACCGCAAGCTCATCGAATCGGCTCAACGGATGGTGGCAGGGGATTTGGTGCAATTCCAGGCCGACAAGGAGATCAATGGGGCTGTGGTGCTGGAGAACCGACCAGCGGAACGGACGTTGCTGGTCAAAGTGCTGCCACGAGGGtaa
- a CDS encoding uncharacterized protein (predicted protein) translates to MTLTPVPRFRDVIELPYRWMLVVRRSNFSPLAPGTKPLPAHLARKPEARKELESALPVVGNPFGDGRSPYQWAEFETVDTTNHRFAPPPVQVKLDKGDQIWYYLGQSSTECRAQYTHNPSVPVHNPRSNFLDSVKSLGAVMARIPSYPHRHLPQYATAPPHHLSPAAAAAATAAAAASRPSLLQRPTLAPPPRTPSSAAPPASTAMPSAYRSLPTQSARHAPYPQIAKTHQSHHLSQQQHSPQQSQQQQQQQHSHHLPANTFANVRELIARRRLAQITDHANVFAGYTIVSPELVVETLLGPMGSVPPPTGLEKLELAMAQQRVQPRAADGTLLPLQPLNMRSEEVTRLLQMLRFSLVSHRDRLDVLQKKETENNKQESAHKGSVAAVKLPRKFAYLEQQQEQSPTVYQSPYNMPSGFSEYAQKTFGLTPSEPELPKPSLANDYFASLSPEDQEKILKTCGSFVQRAIERSASHSRQSSASNLRLASALAQQTENPTIDITTVEDMPLSGLDFPLHADSPCSSFSRPHLRFQSPNDYNAHGPETHHDHHDLFGDQQANTRFWQHGPWAAGDGNTPNEETRPFFGPHERLKHDYASSDISLGRGPGSLHSVDMAGFGMDATDDLCNVLSP, encoded by the coding sequence ATGACGCTGACCCCTGTTCCACGATTTAGAGATGTAATTGAGTTACCGTACCGGTGGATGCTTGTGGTACGGCGGAGCAACTTCTCGCCTCTGGCACCAGGAACAAAACCACTCCCTGCCCACTTAGCACGGAAACCCGAGGCCCGGAAAGAGTTGGAATCGGCCCTGCCGGTGGTTGGCAATCCATTTGGCGATGGGCGATCTCCGTATCAGTGGGCCGAATTCGAGACGGTCGACACGACTAATCACCGCTTTGCCCCACCACCGGTGCAGGTCAAGTTGGACAAAGGTGACCAGATCTGGTATTATTTGGGCCAGTCATCGACCGAATGTAGGGCTCAATATACGCACAACCCTAGCGTGCCCGTCCACAACCCGCGGTCGAATTTCCTGGACAGCGTGAAGTCCCTTGGCGCCGTGATGGCCCGGATCCCCTCTTACCCCCACCGCCATCTTCCTCAGTATGCTACTGcccctcctcaccacctttcacctgctgctgctgctgccgccaccgccgccgcTGCTGCCTCCCGCCCTTCCCTGCTGCAGCGACCTACTCttgcccctcctcctcgtaCTCCTTCCTCTGCTGCTCCTCCTGCTAGTACTGCGATGCCGTCTGCCTATCGCTCCCTGCCCACTCAATCTGCCCGCCATGCTCCGTACCCTCAGATCGCCAAGACCCATCAATCACACCACCTGTCTCAGCAGCAACACAGTCCGCAACAatcacagcagcagcagcagcagcagcacagCCACCATCTCCCCGCGAATACCTTTGCCAATGTTCGGGAGCTTATCGCTCGTCGCCGCCTGGCCCAGATCACCGACCATGCCAATGTCTTCGCCGGGTATACGATCGTCAGCCCCGAGCTAGTCGTTGAGACGCTCCTGGGTCCCATGGGCTCCGTGCCGCCGCCGACTGGCCTCGAGAAGCTGGAACTCGCCATGGCCCAACAACGGGTCCAACCTCGCGCCGCCGACGGAACCTTGTTACCCCTGCAGCCACTCAATATGCGTTCCGAAGAGGTGACCCGATTGTTGCAGATGCTCCGGTTCTCCCTTGTCAGCCACCGCGACCGGCTCGATGTGCTTCAGAAGAAGGAGACGGAAAATAATAAGCAGGAGAGTGCTCACAAGGGCAGTGTTGCAGCTGTCAAATTGCCTCGCAAGTTTGCGTACCTAGAGCAGCAACAGGAACAGTCACCGACCGTCTATCAGTCCCCGTACAACATGCCTTCTGGCTTCAGCGAGTATGCCCAGAAGACGTTTGGGCTGACTCCAAGCGAGCCGGAGCTCCCTAAACCCTCACTGGCCAATGACTACTTCGCCAGTCTTTCCCCGGAGGACCAAGAAAAGATTCTAAAGACCTGTGGCAGTTTTGTCCAACGGGCCATTGAGCGATCCGCAAGCCATAGTCGCCAGAGCTCCGCATCTAACCTCCGACTCGCATCGGCACTAGCCCAGCAAACCGAGAACCCAACGATAGACATAACAACAGTCGAGGACATGCCATTGTCAGGTCTGGATTTCCCACTACATGCGGACTCTCCGTGTTCCAGTTTCAGTCGTCCGCACCTGCGCTTCCAATCCCCGAACGATTACAACGCTCACGGACCAGAAACACATCACGACCATCATGACCTCTTTGGCGACCAGCAGGCCAACACACGGTTCTGGCAGCATGGGCCCTGGGCTGCAGGCGATGGCAATACGCCTAACGAAGAAACTCGGCCATTTTTTGGACCTCACGAGCGGTTGAAGCACGACTATGCCTCATCTGACATCTCCTTGGGCCGAGGTCCCGGCTCTTTGCATTCTGTCGACATGGCTGGGTTTGGAATGGACGCCACAGACGATCTCTGTAACGTTCTTAGTCCTTGA